The Impatiens glandulifera chromosome 8, dImpGla2.1, whole genome shotgun sequence genome includes a window with the following:
- the LOC124911893 gene encoding ras-related protein RABC2a-like, whose product MGSSSGQANSHDLSFKILLIGDSAVGKSSLLVSFISSSVEDLSPTIGVDFKIKHFKVEGKKIKLTIWDTAGQERFRTLTSSYYRATQGIVLVYDVTRRETFTNLSDVWAKEIELYSSNQDCVKMLVGNKVDRESERVVSREEGLALAKEHGCLFLECSAKTREKVEQCFEELALKIMEVPSLLEEGSSVGKRNILKQRQEQQSANRGCCF is encoded by the exons ATGGGTTCGTCTTCTGGACAGGCGAACAGCCATGATCTTTCTTTCAAGATCCTCTTGATCGGTGATTCTGCTGTCGGCAAAAGCAGTCTTCTAGTTAGTTTCATTTCAAGCTCTGTTGAAGATCTTTCTCCTACCATCG GTGTAGATTTCAAAATCAAGCATTTCAAAGTTGAAGGCAAAAAGATTAAGCTTACAATCTGGGATACTG CTGGACAGGAAAGGTTCAGGACATTAACCAGCTCATACTACAGAGCAACTCAAGGGATTGTTCTTG TTTATGATGTGACGCGAAGGGAAACCTTTACAAACTTGTCGGATGTATGGGCCAAAGAAATCGAACTTTACTCCTCTAATCAGGACTGTGTCAAGATGCTTGTTGGAAATAAAGTTGATAGG GAATCAGAAAGGGTAGTAAGCAGAGAAGAAGGACTAGCACTTGCAAAGGAGCATGGTTGTTTATTCCTTGAGTGCAGCGCTAAAACCCGAGAAAAGGTAGAGCAATGTTTTGAAGAACTTGCACTAAAG ATAATGGAGGTTCCTAGTCTTTTGGAAGAAGGTTCGAGCGTGGGAAAGAGAAATATCTTAAAACAAAGACAAGAACAACAAAGTGCTAACCGAGGTTGTTGCTTTTAA
- the LOC124911920 gene encoding probable pectate lyase 12, with product MAGRPMISDRTMLLRRTCILLLSLFSSLLQTAAVEMAAPPFNLTLPGQHPDPESVVQDLQRRVNVSMSIMSKRRRLLTDRSSSCTTGNPIDDCWRCDPHWQLNRQRLADCSIGFGQYALGGKGGRYYIVTDSSDHDPVNPRPGTLRYAVIQDEPLWIVFSSNMAIQLKEELIFNSYKTVDGRGVDVHITGGGCITLQYISNVIIHNIHIHHCYQSGETNIRSSPTHFGWRTLSDGDGISIFGSRDIWIDHCSLSHCKDGLIDVVMGSTAITISNNFFSHHNEVMLLGHSDNYLPDSGMQVTISFNHFGRNLIQRMPRCRRGYIHVVNNDFTRWEMYAIGGSGNPTINSQGNRYIAPSNPYAKEVTKRVETAEQNWRDWNWRSEGDILVNGAYFVASGQEVEVKYEKAYSVEPKSASFIDQLTLNAGVLGHRTNKLGRWTSDGNITSEDGGVILVSSEDEEDSDIFGSHASPRDNCSVMLYCLVALSLYKTLSYLS from the exons ATGGCCGGCCGACCCATGATAAGTGATAGAACAATGTTGCTCCGGCGAACCTGCATTCTGCTTCTCTCACTTTTCAGTTCATTACTTCAAACCGCCGCCGTGGAAATGGCGGCGCCGCCCTTCAATCTCACACTACCCGGCCAACACCCAGACCCTGAATCCGTTGTTCAAGATCTACAGAG AAGAGTGAACGTTTCGATGTCGATTATGTCTAAAAGAAGGCGACTTTTAACAGACCGATCGAGTTCATGCACAACGGGTAACCCGATAGACGATTGTTGGCGGTGCGACCCACATTGGCAACTAAACCGCCAGCGATTAGCTGATTGTTCAATCGGGTTCGGTCAATACGCACTAGGTGGTAAAGGTGGCCGTTACTACATAGTAACTGACTCATCTGACCACGACCCGGTTAACCCGAGACCAGGAACACTCCGGTACGCCGTGATCCAGGATGAACCTCTTTGGATCGTTTTTTCGTCGAACATGGCGATCCAATTAAAGGAAGAGTTGATATTTAACAGTTATAAGACGGTTGATGGAAGAGGGGTCGATGTTCATATTACTGGCGGCGGTTGTATAACGTTGCAATATATTAGTAATGTGattattcataatattcatattcatcATTGTTATCAATCGGGCGAAACTAATATAAGATCCAGTCCGACACATTTTGGGTGGCGAACGTTATCCGACGGAGATG GGATATCAATATTTGGATCTCGAGATATATGGATAGACCATTGTTCCCTGTCACATTGTAAAgatggtctaatagacgtgGTAATGGGATCGACGGCCATAACAATTTCCAACAATTTCTTTTCTCACCATAACGAAGTGATGTTATTGGGTCACAGCGACAATTACCTGCCCGACTCCGGCATGCAAGTGACAATCTCCTTCAACCATTTCGGCCGGAATCTTATTCAGCGTATGCCTAGATGTCGTCGCGGTTATATTCACGTAGTTAATAATGATTTCACCCGTTGGGAAATGTATGCCATCGGCGGTTCGGGCAATCCCACCATTAATAGCCAGGGAAATCGATACATTGCTCCTTCTAATCCTTATGCAAAGGAG GTAACAAAAAGAGTGGAAACAGCTGAGCAGAATTGGAGGGATTGGAATTGGCGGAGTGAAGGAGATATATTGGTTAATGGAGCTTACTTTGTCGCATCGGGTCAAGAAGTTGAAGTCAAGTACGAGAAGGCCTATAGTGTTGAGCCAAAATCGGCTTCGTTCATCGATCAACTAACCTTGAACGCAGGCGTCCTTGGCCACAG aACTAACAAGCTAGGGAGATGGACTTCCGATGGAAACATAACAAGTGAAGATGGTGGGGTGATATTAGTATCATcggaagatgaagaagatagtGACATATTCGGCAGCCATGCTTCGCCACGAGACAATTGTTCGGTTATGTTGTATTGTCTTGTTGCTTTGTCTCTATACAAAACGCTGTCATATCTAAGTTGA